A single genomic interval of Gavia stellata isolate bGavSte3 chromosome 19, bGavSte3.hap2, whole genome shotgun sequence harbors:
- the NDNF gene encoding protein NDNF, whose product MFLLRCPLLLLLLPLSSRPQKLPTRDEELFQMQIRDKAFFHDSSVIPDGAEISSYLFRDTPKRYFFVVEEDNTPLAVTVTPCDAPLEWKLSVQELPEEASGEGSGEPEPLEQQKQQITNEEGTELFSYKGNDVEYFVSSSSPSGLYQLDLLSTEKDTHFKVYATTTPESDQPYPELPYDPRIDVTSLGRTTVTLAWKPSPTASLLKQPIQYCIVMNKEHNFKSLCAVEAKLSSDDAFMMAPKPGLDFSPFDFAHFGFPSDNNSGKERGFLKSSSKFGRQTSSKPRADLHKVCIGNKNIFTVSDLKPDTQYYFDMFAVNTNTNMSTAYVGTFARTKEEAKQKTVELKDGKVTDVFIKRKGAKFLRFAPVSSHQKATFSVHSCLDAVQIQVRRDGKLLLSQNVEGVRQFQLRGKAKAKYLIRLKGSKKGASVLKILATTRPNKQSFPSLPEDTRIKAFDKLRTCSSVTVAWLGTQERNKFCIYKREVDDNYNEEQKKREQNQCLGPDTRKKSEKVLCKYFHSQNIQKAVTTETIRGLQPGKSYLLDVYVIGHGGQSVKYQSKLVKTRKFC is encoded by the exons ATGTTCCTGCTGCgctgcccgctgctgctgctgctgctgccactcaGCTCCAGGCCCCAGAAGTTACCTACCAGAGATGAGGAGCTCTTCCAAATGCAGATCCGGgacaaagcattttttcatgATTCATCAGTCATCCCAGATGGAGCCGAAATTAGCAGCTACCTCTTCCGAGACACCCCTAAAAG GTACTTCTTTGTGGTTGAAGAGGACAACACTCCCTTAGCAGTGACAGTGACACCATGCGATGCCCCTCTGGAGTGGAAATTGAGTGTGCAAGAGCTCCCGGAGGAAGCCAGCGGAGAAGGTTCAG GTGAACCAGAACCTCTTgagcaacagaaacagcagattACTAATGAGGAAGGCACAGAGCTGTTCTCTTACAAAGGCAATGATGTTGAGTACTTTGTGTCCTCTAGTTCCCCGTCTGGTTTGTACCAACTAGATCTGCTGTCGACAGAGAAAGatacacattttaaagtgtATGCAACCACTACTCCAGAATCGGACCAACCTTATCCTGAATTACCTTACGATCCCAGAATAGATGTCACTTCTCTGGGACGTACAACAGTGACACTGGCGTGGAAACCAAGTCCCACCGCCTCCTTACTGAAACAGCCAATTCAGTATTGCATAGTCATGAATAAAGAACACAACTTCAAAAGCCTCTGTGCTGTTGAAGCCAAGCTCAGCTCTGATGATGCCTTCATGATGGCTCCAAAACCAGGTCTGGATTTCAGTCCATTTGACTTTGCCCATTTTGGTTTCCCCTCAGACAACAACTCTGGCAAAGAACGTGGTTTCCTAAAATCATCATCAAAGTTTGGGCGCCAAACATCCTCAAAGCCGAGAGCTGACCTGCATAAAGTCTGTATCGGGAACAAGAACATCTTCACGGTGTCAGATCTGAAGCCCGATACACAGTACTACTTTGACATGTTCGCAGTAAATACCAACACTAACATGAGCACCGCATACGTTGGCACCTTTGCCAGAACGAAGGAGGAGGCTAAACAGAAGACAGTCGAACTGAAGGATGGCAAAGTTACAGATGTATTCATCAAGAGAAAGGGAGCCAAATTTCTACGTTTTGCTCCCGTTTCATCTCACCAAAAAGCCACCTTCTCTGTTCATTCATGCCTGGATGCTGTTCAGATCCAAGTTAGAAGAGATGGAAAACTTCTCTTGTCTCAAAATGTGGAGGGTGTGCGGCAGTTCCAGCTTcggggaaaagcaaaagctaaatATCTCATTAGgctgaaaggaagcaaaaaagggGCTTCTGTGCTGAAGATTCTGGCTACAACAAGGCCTAACAAGCAgtcatttccttctcttcctgaagATACACGAATCAAAGCCTTTGACAAGCTCCGCACGTGTTCTTCAGTCACGGTGGCATGGCTGGGCACACAGGAGAGAAACAAATTCTGCATCTACAAAAGGGAAGTGGATGACAATTACAAcgaagagcagaagaaaagagagcagAACCAGTGCTTGGGTCCAGATACGAGGAAGAAATCAGAAAAGGTTCTCTGTAAATACTTCCACAGCCAGAACATCCAGAAAGCAGTGACCACAGAGACAATCAGAGGCCTGCAACCTGGCAAGTCTTACCTGCTGGATGTTTACGTGATAGGGCACGGCGGGCAGTCCGTGAAATATCAGAGCAAACTGGTGAAAACGAGGAAGTTCTGTTAG